From Nicotiana tabacum cultivar K326 chromosome 20, ASM71507v2, whole genome shotgun sequence, one genomic window encodes:
- the LOC107823484 gene encoding uncharacterized protein LOC107823484: protein MRATLSEDAKRFFRLLEEGKQELYHGCEAFTKLSFTIRLYVFNSLHGLSNVAFSNMLELLKEAFPFVQLPESFNKARNMIKDLGLHYEKIHASPIDCMLFWKDNENADNCFVCGDSRWNVVVASLTNTSFKILVKVLRYFPLKPRLQRIFMCPETTIAMRWYANERPNDGNMRHPADGEAWKDFDSLQPDFFRDPRNVRLGLSNDDFNPFRTMSISHSTWPIMLMKYNLSPWMCMKPEYIMLSMIIPGPSSPGNDIDVYLQPLIEELKEQTYDAETKQTFQMCAALLWTVSDLTALAMLSGWSTKGRLALSHLLFTLYPREGVQRSFSN, encoded by the coding sequence ATGAGAGCGACTCTATCTGAAGATGCtaagagatttttcagattaTTAGAAGAAGGCAAACAAGAATTATATCATGGGTGTGAAGCTTTCACTaaattgagttttactattagGTTGTACGTGTTTAATTCCTTGCATGGATTGAGTAATGTGGCATTTTCAAATATGCTAGAGTTGTTAAAAGAGGCATTTCCCTTTGTTCAGTTGCCAGAATCTTTCAACAAGGCTAGAAACATGATAAAAGATTTGGGTCTTCATTATGAAAAAATACATGCATCCCCTATTGATTGCATGTTATTTTGGAAAGACAATGAAAATGCCGATAATTGCTTTGTTTGTGGGGATTCTCGATGGAATGTTGTTGTTGCTTCCTTGACTAATACAAGCTTTAAAATCCTAGTAAAGGTTTTAAGGTACTTTCCATTAAAGCCTAGGCTTCAGAGAATATTCATGTGTCCTGAAACAACCATTGCAATGAGATGGTATGCTAATGAACGACCCAATGATGGGAATATGAGGCATCCTGctgatggagaagcttggaaggaTTTTGATTCTCTACAGCCTGACTTCTTCAGAGATCCACGTAATGTTAGGTTGGGTCTTTCAAATGATGATTTCAACCCATTTCGAACCATGAGCATTTCTCATAGCACGTGGCCTATCATGTTAATGAAGTATAATTTATCACCATGGATGTGCATGAAGCCAGAATATATCATGTTATCAATGATCATTCCAGGTCCttcatctccaggaaatgatatTGATGTGTATCTACAACCATTAAttgaagaattgaaggaacaaacATATGATGCTGAGACAAAGCAAACATTCCAAATGTGTGCAGCCTTATTGTGGACAGTTAGTGATTTAACAGCTTTAGCAATGCTTTCAGGCTGGAGCACCAAGGGTAGATTggcattgtcacacctcctttttacactatACCCCAGAGAGGGAGtacaaaggagtttttccaattaa